The Candidatus Binatus sp. genome includes a region encoding these proteins:
- a CDS encoding glycine/sarcosine/betaine reductase selenoprotein B family protein — MKPIAYVDRLNAFYRNQGFPPYQWSVYETAPLTPLRKPLNQCRVALLTSGGVSRKDAPPFDPLARNDLRVDAIPAETASAHFQIHDDYYNHGDADRDINCIFPLDRLRELAAEGVVGSVAPHHYSGFMGRTYIRTAVMTQAAPALARRLAEEAVDAVVMVPG, encoded by the coding sequence ATGAAACCGATTGCCTATGTTGACCGCCTGAACGCGTTTTACCGAAACCAGGGATTTCCGCCGTACCAGTGGTCGGTGTATGAAACCGCGCCGCTGACGCCGCTGCGAAAGCCGCTTAACCAATGCCGGGTCGCGCTGTTGACCTCGGGCGGGGTGTCACGCAAGGATGCGCCGCCGTTCGACCCGCTGGCGCGCAACGATCTGCGCGTCGACGCGATTCCGGCTGAGACTGCCTCCGCGCATTTTCAGATTCACGACGACTACTACAACCATGGCGACGCCGATCGCGACATCAATTGCATCTTTCCGCTCGACCGCCTGCGCGAGCTTGCCGCTGAGGGCGTCGTCGGCTCCGTCGCGCCGCATCACTACAGCGGCTTCATGGGCAGAACTTACATCCGGACCGCGGTGATGACACAGGCCGCGCCAGCGCTTGCCCGGCGGCTCGCGGAAGAGGCAGTCGATGCGGTGGTCATGGTCCCTGGCTGA